One genomic window of [Clostridium] scindens ATCC 35704 includes the following:
- a CDS encoding chorismate mutase translates to MTLDEIRVRIDAIDTQMKPLFVNRMECAAQVAAAKAKTGGDVFVLERELAIIEKRASDIDADIYDEYVAFLRHMMSVSRRYQYGILTDMQERVLKDALEESGFDGGKPHDQVEISFTCKKEASDLNLFMNMIRLNKVEIDGMNLTSKDAVQTIDMTLDGNIHDGNMKRLLCQIGKEADGFKIRDLK, encoded by the coding sequence ATGACGTTAGACGAGATCCGTGTACGGATAGATGCAATAGACACGCAGATGAAGCCATTATTTGTAAATCGTATGGAATGCGCGGCACAGGTGGCGGCAGCAAAGGCGAAGACGGGAGGAGACGTATTCGTATTAGAACGCGAACTGGCCATTATCGAAAAACGCGCATCTGATATTGACGCTGATATCTACGATGAATATGTAGCATTTCTTAGACACATGATGAGCGTAAGCAGAAGATATCAATATGGGATTCTTACGGATATGCAGGAGAGAGTCCTTAAGGACGCGCTTGAAGAGTCCGGGTTTGACGGGGGCAAGCCTCATGATCAGGTAGAGATTTCATTTACCTGTAAAAAAGAAGCAAGCGATCTTAACCTGTTTATGAATATGATCAGACTGAATAAGGTAGAGATAGACGGTATGAATCTTACGTCAAAAGACGCCGTTCAGACGATTGATATGACACTTGACGGCAATATTCATGACGGCAATATGAAACGCCTGCTCTGCCAGATTGGAAAAGAGGCAGATGGATTCAAAATCCGGGATTTAAAGTAG
- a CDS encoding helix-turn-helix domain-containing protein has protein sequence MNEINNSNDLQSIITQAFEEMKSEQADRFDINKINLAELERRTGLTRAQLRRLKKNNFQVIPHALTGRKADTTIISGYSGVIDDLLKKGVSNSEVILERIQEQVFIVK, from the coding sequence ATGAACGAAATCAACAACAGTAATGACTTGCAATCTATCATAACACAAGCCTTTGAAGAAATGAAGTCAGAACAGGCAGACAGGTTCGACATCAATAAAATCAATCTTGCTGAACTTGAACGTCGCACTGGTCTGACAAGAGCCCAATTACGGCGGTTAAAAAAGAATAATTTTCAGGTAATACCGCATGCACTTACCGGAAGAAAGGCTGATACTACAATCATTTCAGGTTATTCCGGTGTGATCGATGACCTTCTGAAAAAAGGAGTATCTAATTCAGAAGTTATTCTTGAAAGGATCCAGGAACAGGTGTTTATTGTAAAATAG
- a CDS encoding response regulator transcription factor, which yields MDSKNYDGLILDIMMPKLDGISVLKKIRSEGNSIPVLMLTAKSEIDDKVLGLDCGANDYLTKPFNTKELLARIRAMTRRKSEQMDSKVKFGNVVLDRSTFELSSLYGNFRLANKEFQMMEMMMMNPHNVISADHFLGKVWGYDSDVEINVVWVYISYLRKKLTALHADIQIKVQRNAGYSLEEM from the coding sequence TTGGATTCGAAAAACTATGACGGTTTGATCCTTGATATTATGATGCCAAAGCTGGATGGCATCTCCGTACTGAAAAAAATAAGATCCGAAGGAAATTCGATTCCGGTGCTGATGCTTACCGCCAAATCCGAGATAGATGATAAGGTGCTGGGATTGGACTGCGGTGCGAATGATTACTTAACGAAACCTTTTAATACAAAAGAGCTATTGGCACGGATTCGGGCGATGACGCGCAGAAAATCTGAGCAGATGGATTCGAAGGTGAAATTCGGCAATGTTGTGTTAGACCGGTCCACTTTTGAACTTTCCTCACTCTACGGAAATTTCCGGTTGGCAAATAAAGAATTTCAAATGATGGAAATGATGATGATGAATCCGCACAACGTCATTTCAGCAGACCATTTTCTGGGAAAGGTTTGGGGATATGACAGTGATGTGGAAATTAATGTGGTGTGGGTGTATATTTCTTATTTGAGGAAAAAGTTGACGGCGCTTCATGCAGATATACAAATAAAAGTACAGCGAAATGCCGGCTATTCATTGGAGGAGATGTAA
- a CDS encoding sensor histidine kinase, whose product MLQKLRIKFVALAMCVLFIVLAIIIGTVNLLNYRHIVTSSDSTLEILMENDGKFPDAFGMRGKPFRRMESAEIPFETRFFTIRLDKGENVLYVDTMKIAAITEDDVVSYAKQALNSKKDRGFIGDYRYAVQEKPTEYLIVFLDCGRLLNAVKSFLMISAGISLAGYGIVFVFLYIFSDRIVKPIADGYEKQKQFITNVGHDLKTPLTIIDADTDIPEMDYGENEWCQDIKKQTKRLTGLIQELIFLSRMEEKGNQFQMIDFPISDIVSETAQSFESRALTLEKNLVIQVEPFLSYCGDEKSVRQLVTILLDNALKYSDDRGSIVLSLTKTERILRLTVENTCPPIAAEDMKYLFDRFYRTDKSRNSQTGGYGIGLSVAKAIVEAHKGTVKAIMGS is encoded by the coding sequence ATGCTGCAGAAACTTAGAATTAAGTTTGTCGCATTAGCGATGTGCGTACTGTTTATTGTACTTGCAATCATTATCGGCACAGTAAACCTGCTGAATTACCGGCACATAGTGACTTCTTCGGACAGCACTTTAGAAATCCTGATGGAAAATGACGGCAAATTTCCCGATGCATTTGGTATGAGAGGCAAGCCTTTTCGCAGGATGGAATCCGCTGAAATTCCATTTGAAACCCGTTTTTTTACAATCCGGCTGGATAAAGGAGAAAATGTTCTATATGTGGATACGATGAAAATTGCCGCTATTACAGAAGACGATGTGGTCAGTTATGCGAAACAGGCTCTCAATTCAAAAAAGGACAGGGGATTTATCGGCGATTATCGATATGCGGTACAGGAAAAACCAACAGAATATTTAATTGTGTTTCTGGACTGCGGCAGGCTGTTAAATGCAGTAAAATCCTTTTTGATGATCAGCGCAGGAATCTCGCTTGCGGGATACGGTATTGTTTTCGTTTTCCTCTATATCTTTTCAGATCGAATTGTAAAGCCGATTGCTGACGGTTATGAAAAACAAAAGCAATTTATCACCAATGTCGGACACGACCTTAAGACGCCGCTTACAATCATAGATGCGGATACAGATATTCCGGAAATGGATTATGGTGAAAATGAATGGTGTCAGGATATAAAAAAACAGACGAAAAGGCTTACCGGACTGATACAGGAACTGATATTCCTCTCGCGCATGGAAGAAAAAGGGAATCAGTTCCAAATGATTGATTTTCCGATATCCGATATCGTAAGCGAAACAGCACAGTCTTTTGAATCTCGTGCGCTTACGCTGGAAAAGAATCTTGTTATACAAGTAGAACCCTTTCTGTCCTATTGTGGTGACGAAAAGTCTGTTCGGCAGCTGGTAACGATTCTATTGGACAATGCGTTGAAATATTCTGATGATAGGGGAAGTATTGTGCTTTCTCTTACGAAAACAGAACGCATTCTTCGATTGACGGTGGAAAATACTTGTCCGCCGATTGCGGCAGAAGATATGAAATACCTTTTTGACCGGTTTTATCGTACGGATAAGTCAAGAAATTCTCAGACCGGCGGATATGGAATAGGATTATCTGTTGCAAAGGCCATTGTGGAAGCGCACAAAGGCACAGTGAAAGCTATAATGGGCTCATAA
- a CDS encoding sensor histidine kinase, with the protein MRKNLIRNIGISVGIFTLAIAGSRILQILDVQKYSTTVFIFAVFLISLCTDGYVYGVLSAFAGMLMVNYAFTYPLLQWDFIATENVISAFIMIIIAILTGTLTTKLKAHEAIKAESERERMRANLLRAISHDLRTPLTTIYGASSALREKGDSLSKEQQDTILKSIQEDSKWLIKMVENLLSITRIGDGRIKIIKTPVVLDELIDSVMTKFKAGYPDRDVQVHVPDEIIIIPMDAILIEQVLGNILENAVIHAKGMTRLSLNVFSLGNKAIFEIEDDGCGIKKERLNHIFKGDYEVLESSSDSRKKNAGIGLSVCATIVKAHGGEISAENKKSGGAVFRFELEKEEMTDEE; encoded by the coding sequence ATGAGAAAAAATTTGATCCGCAATATAGGAATTTCAGTAGGAATATTTACACTTGCTATTGCAGGAAGCAGGATTCTGCAGATACTTGATGTACAGAAATACAGTACAACGGTTTTCATTTTTGCAGTCTTTCTGATTTCTCTTTGTACAGACGGCTATGTGTACGGCGTGCTTTCCGCATTTGCCGGAATGCTGATGGTTAATTACGCTTTTACATATCCGCTTCTCCAGTGGGATTTCATTGCTACAGAGAATGTGATTTCAGCGTTTATTATGATCATCATTGCTATACTTACCGGAACGTTGACCACTAAGCTTAAGGCTCATGAAGCAATAAAAGCGGAGAGCGAACGAGAGCGTATGAGAGCGAATCTGCTGCGTGCCATTTCCCATGATCTTCGCACACCGCTTACGACGATCTACGGCGCAAGTTCTGCCTTGCGCGAGAAGGGGGACAGCCTTTCAAAGGAACAGCAGGATACGATTCTTAAGAGTATACAGGAAGATTCCAAGTGGCTGATCAAGATGGTGGAGAATCTTCTTTCCATTACAAGAATCGGCGACGGGCGGATTAAGATCATTAAGACGCCGGTAGTTCTCGATGAACTGATCGACTCGGTCATGACAAAATTTAAGGCAGGATATCCTGACCGGGATGTTCAGGTTCATGTGCCGGATGAGATTATTATTATTCCGATGGATGCGATTTTGATCGAGCAGGTGCTTGGAAATATATTAGAAAATGCGGTTATACATGCAAAGGGAATGACCAGACTGTCTTTGAACGTATTTTCATTAGGTAATAAAGCGATATTTGAAATAGAAGATGACGGCTGCGGTATTAAAAAAGAGCGGCTGAATCATATATTCAAAGGAGATTATGAAGTGTTGGAAAGCAGTTCCGACAGCCGCAAGAAGAATGCGGGAATAGGATTGTCAGTCTGTGCAACGATTGTCAAGGCGCACGGCGGAGAGATCAGCGCGGAAAATAAAAAGAGCGGTGGTGCGGTATTCCGTTTTGAACTCGAGAAGGAGGAAATGACTGATGAAGAATAA